The following nucleotide sequence is from Candidatus Polarisedimenticolia bacterium.
CGGCGGCGAGGATCGCCGCGATGGTCAGGAAGGTGGACAGGTCGTTCGGCTGGACGGCGAAGAGCAGGCTTGCCAGGAAGCGCGTGACCGCGAGCGCGGCGCCGGCACCGAGGACCAGGCCGATCGCGGTCAGCTTCATCCCGTGGCGGACGACCATCCGGACGACGTCGCCCGAGCGCGCCCCGAGCGCCATCCGGATGCCGATCTCGCGCGTCCGCTGCGCCACCGAGTACGAGATGACGCCGTACAGCCCGACCGCCGCCAGGACCAGCGCGACGGACGCGAAGATCCCCAGGAGCAGCATCGCGAAGCGGCGCGTGACCAGGGTGGAATCCAGGACCTGCTCCATGGTCTCGACGCGGAACACCGGCAGGCCGCCGTCGAGGTCGCGCACGGCCCCCCGCGCCGCCGGGACCATCGAAGCGGGATGGGTGGCGGTGCGCAGCACCAGGGTCATCCCGCGGCGGGGCATCTGGGTCGAGGGGATGTAATACTGCTCCTTCACCCTCCCGTCGAGCCCGTACTTCTTGACGTGTCCGACGACGCCGACGATCTCGCGCCAGACCGGCTTGTCGTCCGAGCCCTCGAAGTAGAGCCTCATCCGGTGCCCGACCGCATCCCCGGCCGGCCAGTACCGATCGGCCAGCACCTGGTCGATGACCGCGACCTTCGTCGCCTCGGGCCCGTCGCGCGGCTCGAAGAAGCGCCCTGTGACGAGCGGGATGCCGAGGGCCCTGAAGTAGTCGTGGCTGATGACGTGCGAGTCGCCGTGCGGGGACGGCTGTCCCTCCTGGACCTGCAGCCCTTCGATGGCGAACGAGGCGCTGGCGTTGTCCCCCCCCATCGGCAGGTTGGAGATGGTCGCGGCCGACACCACGCCGGGGAGGGCCGATGCCCGGCGCAGCAGCTCGTCGAAGAAGGCGGCCACTTGGCCGTCCTCGGCGTACCGGCTCTGCGGCAGGGTCAGGCGCATCGTCAGGACGTGGTCGGGCCGGAAGCCCGGATCGACGGCGCGCAGCCGGACGAAGCTGCGGATGAGCAGCCCCGCCCCGACCAGGAGCACGAGCGCCACGGCCACCTGCGATACCACGAAGACCCCGAGCAGCCGATGGCCGCGCCGGCCGAGCCCCTCGCCGCGCCCCCCCTCCTTGAGCATGCTGTTGAAGTCGAGCCGCGCGGTCTGCAGCGCCGGCGCCAGCCCGAAGACCATCCCGGTCAGAATCGACACGACGAGCGTGAAGACGAGCGCCGTCGCGTCGAGGCCGATCGTCCGGCCCCCCAGGACCATCTGCACCGCCGCGTCCGGCGCCGCAGCCACGAGGACCTTGAGCCCGAGGAAGGCGACGAGGAGCCCGAGCGCCCCGCCCGCCGCCCCGAGCACGACGCTCTCGGTCAGGAGCTGGCGGACCACGCGGAGGCGCCCCGCGCCGAGGGCCGAGCGGATCGCCATCTCCCTCTGCCGCGCGGTGGCGCGGGCCAGGAGCAGGTTGGCGACGTTCGAGCAGGCGATGAGCAGCACGCAGCCGACCGCCGCCAGGAGCACCAGGAGCGAGGGCCTGACCTCGCCGGTCATCTCGTCCAGGAGTGGGAACAGGCGCGGGCTCCAGCCTTCGACGTAGAACTCCTTCCGAAGTCGCGAGCCGATTCCGTCCATCTCCGAACCGGCCTGCTGAAGCGTCACGCCCGGCTTCAGGCGCGCCACGCCGATCAGGAACTCGTTGCCGTGGTTGCCGGGAGCCGTCTGCTCGACGGTGAAGGCGATCGGCTTGTACAGGTCGGCCGGCTGGAAGAAGACGAAGTGTGGCGGCATGACGCCGACGACGGTGTGCGTCTCGCCGTTGAGCTCGAGCGTCTTCCCGAGGATCCCGGCGTCGCCGCCAAAGCGCCGCTGCCAGAGTCCGTGGCTGAGGATCACGACCCGCTCGCCGCCCGGAGCGTCCTCCTCCTTCAGGAAATCCCGGCCGAGCATCGGCGGCACGCCGAGGGTCGCCAGGAAGTTGCCCGTCACCCGCGCCCCCTGGACGCGCTCCGGGTCCCCCGCGCCGGTGAGGTTGGCGCTCCAGTTGGCCGCGGCCGCCACGCTCTCGAACCCCTGCACGTGGTCCCGGTACTCGAGGTAGGACGGGACCGACAGCGACGCCTTCGGCAGGTTCATCTGCGCGTACTCGTGCCAGATCATCACGAGCCGCCCGGGGTCCCGATACGGCAGCGGGCGCAGAAGGACCGCGTCGACGACGCTGAACATGGCGGTGTTGGCGCCGATCCCGAGCGCCAGCGCCAGGAGGGCCACGACCGTGAAGGCGGGCCGCGACCGGAGCATCCTGAGGCCGTAGCGCAGATCCTGCAGCAGAGTGTCCATCACGTCCCCTCCACGGATAGGAGCCTGTCCGAGTATCGGGCCGGCCTCCTGGTTCGCGCCCACGATTCTATCCCCTCGGAGGCGGTCCGCGTGTTCGGCCGGTCCCGGCCTCATGTTCGGACAGCTCCTGCCGCGAGCGGCCCGCACGGGTCCCGTTGTTGCAGGATGCGGACCGCGGCGGAATGTTTGCGCTTTTTTGGTTGACGCGCCGGGACACAGTGGTATTTTATGCAAGCTTATGAATAAAGTTGCAGTCTTCGACAAGAGCCGTCCGACGACCAAGGCGCACCGACAGGGGATCATCCGGTCGTTCGTGCGCACCGGACCGGCCCGCAGCCAGCGGGAGATGCTGGGGCGCCTGCAGACCGCCGGGGTGCGCGTCACCCAGGCGACGCTGTCCCGCGACCTGCACGAGCTGGGCCTGGTCAAGGGCCCGTCCGGCTATCTCGAAGCGGACGCGCCCGCATCCGGCCCCGCATCGGACCGCATGCTGGAGCAGATGGAACGCATGATGCGCACCCACCTGACGGGCGCGGCCCGCGCCGGGAACCTGGTCGTCCTCAAGACCTCCCCCGGGCTGGCCCATGCGCTCGGTGTCGCCCTCGACCGCGCCGCGCTCGACGAGGTGGTCGGCACCGTATCGGGAGACGACACGCTCTTCGCCGCCACCCCGAGCCCGTCGCGCGCCCGGGCCCTGGAGCGCAGGCTCCGCGGGCTCCTCGGGTGCCGGTAGCGACGCGAAACGCCATTCGTTGCGGCCGGTCCCGAACGAAGGGGCCGGCCGAATTTTTTTGCGGAGTCGAGGATGTCCGACGGCAGAATCGTGGTGGATCGAAAGGCGGGCGGGCGCGCCGGCGACGGCCGCGCCGGCGTGGCGATCTTCGGCGCCACCGGCTACGCCGGGCGCGAGGCGGCGCGCCTTCTCGAAGCCCACCCGTACTTCCAGCTCGCCGCGGTCTTCGGCGGGCCGGATCGCGACGGCGCGCCCCTGGGATCGATCCATCCGTCCCTGCGCGGTGTCGTGGACCTGCCGTGCCGCGGCCTCGACACGGACGGCCAGGGGGCGGCGGCCGCGGGGCCGGGGGACCGCGGCATCGGCCGGGTCGTGGCGGAGCTCGGCCGGCAGGGCGCGGCGCTGGCGCTTCTCGCGACCCCCGAGGAGACTTCGATCCGACTGGCCGGGCCGCTCCTCGACGCCGGGATTCGCGTCGTCGATCTCAGCGGCGCGTTCCGCCTGCGTCCGAAGGGGCTCTATCCCGAGTGGTACGGGTTCGAGCACGAAGCGCCGGAGCTGCTGGCGAGCGCGACTTACGGCCTCAGCGAGTGGAGCCGCGCCGCGATCGGCCCTGCCTCCCTGGTGGCCAACCCGGGCTGCTACCCGACCGCCGCTCTCCTGGCCCTTCTGCCCCTGCGGCGCGCCGGGCTCCTCGACACCGGGTCGCCCGTGATGATCCACGCGGTCTCCGGCGCCTCGGGGGCGGGGCGGCGCCTGCGCGAAGACCTGCTGTTCTGCGAGGTCGAAGGCTCGATCCGGCCCTACGGCCAGCCGCGCCACCGGCACCTGGCGGAGATCGCCCAGGGCGCCGGACTGGCGCCCGGGGAGGAGGTCCTGTTCCTGCCGCACCTCGCGCCGATCGATCGCGGCCTCCTCTGCACGATCAGCGCGCGACTGCGGGACGGGGCCGCCGCGCCCGACGTCGCCTCGGCGTACGAGAACGCGTACGCCGGCGAGCCGTTCGTGCGGCTCCTGGGAGAAGGATGCCTTCCGTCCACGAGCGACGTGCGCGGCACCAACTCGTGCGCCATCGGCTGGACCTGCGATGCGGCCCATCGGCGCGCCACGCTCTTCGCCGCCATCGACAACCTGGTGAAGGGGGCCGCCGGCCAGGCGGTGCAGAACCTCAATCTCATGGCCGGCCGTTCCGAGGCCGAGGGGTTGCCGAGATGACGCGCCGACTCACCGTCGCCAAGATCGGCGGCAGCGTCCTGGAGAGCTCCCCCGCCGGAGAGGCGGTGCTCGATCGCATCGCCGCCGCCTGGAGGGCGGGCGAGGACGTTCTGGTGGTGCACGGCGGCGGAGCGGAGCTGAGCCGCTGGCTGTCGCGGCTCGGCATCCCCAGCCGGTTCGTCGGCGGCCAGCGGGCGACCAGCGAGGAGGTCCTCCAGGTGGCGCTCATGGTCCTGGGCGGCCTGGTCAACGGGCAGATCGTCGAGGGACTCGTGCGGCGCGGCTGCGCCGCGATCGGCCTGACGGGCGCCGACGGATCGGGGACCCTGGCCGTGCCCGCCGGCGACGGTCTGGGGGCGGTCGGGCGGGTCGCGTCGGTGAATGCGCGCTTCTACCGCGACCTGCTCGCGGCGCGCCGCCTTCCGGTCGTCGCGAGCCTGGCCCTGGGCCCGGACCACGGCTTCCTGAACGTCAACGCCGATCTGATGGCGGCGGCGCTGGCCGCCGGGCTGCGCGCGGGCCGCCTGCTCTTCATGACCGACGTGGAGGGGGTGGCGGCCGAAGACGGGTCGGTCATCCGAACCCTGACGAGGCGCGGCCTCGATCGGCTCATCGAATCGGGAGCGGCCCACGACGGGATGATCCCGAAGCTCCTCGCCTGCCGGCAGGCGCTGCGCTCGCGCGTGCCCGAGATCCGGATCGCCCCGCGCTTCCCCGGATCGCCCGGCGCCGTCTGCGGGACGCGCATCGTCGCCGCGCCGGCGGCGCGCTCCGCCCGGCCAGGAGGAGGCCTGCCGTGAGCGCCCGATCGCTCGAGACCGGCACGGCGGCGATGGACCACGCCCTCGGCCTGGAGGCGCGCCACCTGTTTCCGACGTACGCGCGCTCGGGGCTTCGCGCGGTGGGGGGTTCGGGCTGCCGGCTTTACGACGACGCCGGTCGCGAGTATCTCGACATGCTCGGAGGGATCGCGGTGAACGCCCTCGGCCACGCGCACCCGCGGATCGTCGCCGCGCTGCGCGAGGCGGCCGGGGAGGAGCGGCTCCTGCTGCACTGCTCGAATCTCTACCACCACCCGTATCAGGGGCCGCTGGCGGCGCGCCTGGCGGCGCTCTTCGGCCTGCCGCGCGCCTTCTTCTGCAACAGCGGCAGCGAGGCGGTCGAGGCGGCGCTGAAGCTGGCGCGCGCCCGGGCACGGCGCGTCCTGGGTCTCGCCGCCTCGGAGCCACCGGAGATCGTCGCGCTGCATGGATCGTTTCACGGACGGACGGCGCTGGCTCTCTCGGTCACCGGCCAGGAGACATACCGCGCGCCGTTCGTGCCGCTGGTGCCCGGCGTCACCTTCGTCGCGCCCGACGACACCGAGGCGCTGGCGCGCGCCGCCTCACCGCGGACCGCGGCGATCCTCCTCGAGCCCGTGCAGGGTGAGGGGGGCGTGCGCCCCCTGTCTCCGGGATTCGTGCAGGCGGCGCGGGCCGCATGCGACGCCACGGGGGCGCTGCTCATCGCCGATGAGGTGCAGTGCGGCCTGGGGCGCACCGGCGCCTGGTCGGCCTGCCGCCAGGCCGGCGTCGCGCCCGACCTGATCACCCTCGCCAAGCCGCTCGCCGCCGGCCTGCCGCTCGGCGCCCTGCTCGGCCGCGACGATCTGGCCGAGGATTTCGGTCCCGGCTCGCACGGCTCGACCTTCGGCGGCGGCCCGCTCGCCTGCCGCCTGGCTCTCGCCTTTCTCGACGCGGTCGAGGCGGAGGGCCTGCTCGCCGCCGCCCAGGAGCGCGGCCGGAGGCTGGCCGCCGGGCTCGCGGCGATCGCCGCGAACGGCGCGGGCGGCTTCGCCACGGTCGATCCGGCCGGTCCCATCGAGGAGGTCCGCGGGCGGGGGCTGATGATCGGCGTCGCCCTGCGCCGGCCGGCGGCCGGGGTCGTGGAGGCGCTGTTCGAGCGGGGCATCGTCACCGGCACCGCGGGAGAGCGGGTGCTGCGCCTGCTGCCCCCCTATGTCATCTCGGACGGGGAGATCGATCGCTTTCTCGACGCGTTCGCGTCCGTGCTGCGTGGAGGCGGGGAATGAGGCCCGGGGTCAAGCGCGCCGTGCTCGCCTATTCGGGCGGCCTGGACACCTCGATCATCATCCCCTGGCTCAAGGAGACCTACGGCTGCGAGGTGATCGCCATGGTGGCCGACGTCGGCCAGGGTGACGAGCTGTCCGGGCTCGAGCGCCGGGCGCTCAACTCCGGGGCCGACCACTTCGTGCGGCGCGATCTCCGGGCCGCCTTCGTCCACGAGCAGATCTGGCCGGCGCTCCGCGCGGGGGCCGTGTACGAGAACGGCTACCTGCTCGGCACGGCGCTCGCACGCCCGGTCATCGCGCGCGAGCAGGTGCGCGTGGCGCTCATGCACGGCGCCGATGCGCTGGCCCACGGCTGCACCGGCAAGGGGAACGACCAGGTGCGCTTCGAGCTGGTGTACCAGTCGCTGGCTCCCGGCCTGCGCATCCTCGCGCCCTGGCGGGAATGGTCCATCCGCTCGCGTGAGGAGGCGATCGACTATGCCGCCGCGCGCGGCGTCCCCGTTCCCGTCACCCGGCAGTCCCCTTACAGCCGCGACCGGAATCTGTGGCACGTCAGCCACGAGGGAGGCCCCCTGGAGGACCCGGCCGTCGAGCCGTCCGCGGACGTGTTCGTGCTGACCCGCGATCCGGACGGAGCGCCGGCGGCGGGGATCGAGGTCACCGTGGGGTTCGAAGCCGGCGTGCCGGTGGCGCTGGACGGAGAGCGACTGGACGGCGTCCCCCTCATCGAGCGCCTGAACCGTCTCGCCGGCGAGCAGGGGGTCGGGCGCGCGGACCTGGTCGAGAACCGCCTCGTCGGCATCAAGTCGCGCGGCGTGTACGAGACGCCGGCCGGCACGGTTCTCGTGCGGGCGCACCGCGAGCTCGAGTCGCTCTGCCTCGACCGCGCCACGCAGCATGTCAAGCAGCGCCTCGCCGAGCGCTATGCCGAGCTGGTCTACGACGGCCTCTGGTACACGCCGCTCCGCCTGGCGCTCGACGCGTTCGTCGCCAGGACCCAGGAGAACCTGGCCGGAGAGGTGACCCTCCGCCTGCGGCGCGGGACGATCACCGTCGTCGGGCGCCGCTCGCCGCACTCGCTCTACGACGCCGCTCTCGGCTCGTTCGTCATGGGAGAGGAGTACGACCCGAAGCACGCCGAGGGGTTCATCCGTCTGTTCGGCCTCTCGACGCGCGGGGCGCAGCCCGAAGCGATCGACGGGGACGCGGCGTCCGATGCCGCGTCCTCGCACGCTCCCGCCCTGCCCATCCGCCCGCGGACCGCGGCGCGCTCAGGTGGCGCGCTCAAAGGGGTGCGGCCTTGAGCCGCCGCGCGCGGAAGCCGCGTCGCGCCCCGGGCGCGACGTCGCGGCGTGGGGCGGCATTCCGCGCGACGGCGCGGCGTGGGGCGGCATTCCGCGCGGCGGTGCCGCGGGGATCGTCGGGCTCGGGCGCCCTCCCCGGACGACTGTGGGGGGGCGGCTTCGGCGCGCCGCTCGATGAGACGATCGAGCGGTACTGCGCCTCGTTCGCCTTCGATCGGCGGCTGCTCTCCGCCGACATCGCCGCCAATCGCGCCTGGGTCGAAGGCCTCCGCGGCGCCGGCATCCTGTCCGCCGGCGAGGCGGCCCGCCTCGACGACGCCCTGCGGCAGGTCGGCGAGACGCCGATCCCGGACGGCGCCGGCATCGGGCCGGACGGCCCGGACGGCGGCGCCGCGCAGCCCGCCTTCGAGGACGTCCACTCGTACGTCGAGGCGGCGGTCGAAGGGCTGGCGGGATCCGCCCTGGCGGGCAGGCTCCGCACCGGCCGATCGCGGAACGATCTGGTGGCGACCGACCTGAGGCTCTTCTGCCGGGAGCAGATTGCCCTGATGCGCCGGGCGCTCGCGGCCACCGTCCTGGAGTGCGCCTCCCTGGCCGAGCGCGCCGGCACACTCGCGATCCCGGGGTACACGCATCTGCGGCGGGCGCAGCCGATCCTCCTGGCGCACCTCGTCCTGGCGCACGCCGAGCGGCTGATCCGGGACGACCTCCGCTTCGCCGAGGCCCAGCTGCACCTCGACGCCTGCCCGCTCGGCTCCGCCGCCCTGGCCGGCACGACGATCGCCGTCGACCGCCAGGCGCTGGCGCGGCGCCTCGGGTTCTCGCGCCCGACGGCCAACAGCCTCGATGCCGTCTCGGATCGCGACTTCGTCGTGGACACGCTGTACGCCTGCTCGTTGACGATGGTGCACCTGTCGCAGATCGCCGAGGACTTCATCCTCGGCACCGCCGACGAGTTCGGCTGGCTGGCGCTCGACGACGCCGCGGCGACCGGATCGAGCCTCATGCCGCAGAAGAAGAATCCCGACCCCCTCGAGCTGATGCGCGGCAAGGCGGGACGGGTCGCCGGCCGCCTGGCGGGGCTCCTGGCGACGCTGAAGGGGCTGCCGGCCGCCTACAACCGCGACCTGCAGGAAGACAAGGAGGCGCTGTTCGACGGCCTCGACACGACCCGCGCCTCTCTCGAGGTCCTGGCGAACGTCATCGCCTACCTGAAGCCGGTGCCGGGGCGGGGCCTGGCCGACGGCGGCGACCTGCTCGCGACCGACCTCGCCGAGTACCTGGCGGAGCGCGGCGTGCCGTTCGCCCGGGCGCACCATCTCGCCGGGGAGGCGGCGGCACGGGCGCGCGATGCCGGGCTGTCGCTGTCGCGCCTGCCGCTCGCGACGCTGCGCGCGGTGACTCCCCTGTTCCAGGACGACGTGTTCGCCTGGCTCGATCTGCGCGCCGCGATCGCGCGGCGCGGCTGCGCAGGCGGGACCGCCCCCGGGAGGGTCGCCGACGCGCTCGATCGCACGCGCGCCTGGGCCTCGGGGCGTCTGGCCGCCGCGGCTCGGGGCGGCGCGCCGTTTTCCGGCGCCCGCGGAAGGGAGCGTGCCGATGCCCCGCGCTGACGGATCGGCGGTTCTCGAAGTGCGCATCCGGCCGGCCGAACACGACGACCTGCCCGTGATCGAGGCGTGGATCAGGAAGTGGTCCGACCGTCAGGTCCTCCTGCCGCTGTCCGGCGGAGCGCTGCGCGCCGCCCTTCCGGATTTCCGCATCCTCTCCCCCGCATTCGGCCCGCCTATCGTGCTCGGGTTCGGGGCCCTGCGCCGCTATTCCTCGCGCCTGGCGGAGATCCGGTCGCTCGTCGTGGGCGACCCGTTCCAGGGGCTCGGCTTCGGCCGCCTCCTGGTCGACGAGCTGCTCGACGAGGCGCGCCTGCACGGCCTCGAGCGCGTCTTCGTGCTGACCCGGGCCCCCGGCCTCTTCGAAAGACTGCGATTCTCCCAGGTGCCGCGCGAGAGCCTGCCGCAGAAGGTGTTCGTCGACTGCTCGATCTGCCGGCGGCGCGAGCGCTGCGACGAGATGGCGCTCGTGAAGGAGATGACGTGACACGCAGCCCCGATGCCGGCCTCCTGCTGCGGCACCCGCGCGTCCCGCGGGGGTTCCGCCTCGCGGGCGTCGCCTGCGGCCTGAAGAAGCGGGGGCGCGCCGGGAAGCCGCTCGATCTGGCCCTGATCGTTTCCGAGGGAAGGGCGGTGACCGCCGGCGTGTTCACGACCAACCGGTTCGCGGCGGCTCCGATCGTCGTGTGCCGCGATCACCTCGAGCGCTCGCTGGGACAGGCCCGCGGCGTGGTGATCAACTCCGGCTGCGCCAACGCCGCCACCGGCCTCGAGGGAGAGCGCCGAGCCCGCGCCGTGGCCGCGGCCGCGGCCCGTCTCGTGGACTGCCGGCCGGAGGAGATCCTGGTGGCCTCGACCGGGGTCATCGGCCGCCCGCTCGCCCATCGGCGCCTCGTGGGCGCCCTCCCCGTGGCGCGGCGCGCGCTGTCGCATGAGAGCGCGGGACTCGGCGCCGCCGCGCGCGCCATCATGACCACCGACACGCGCCCGAAGATCCGTTGCGCCGAGGCGGTCCTCGGCGGCCGCACGGTGACCGTGACCGGCTTCGCCAAAGGCTCGGGGATGATTCACCCGCGCATGGCGACCATGCTGGCGTTCATCCTCACCGACGCCAGCGTGCACCCGCGGCTGCTCGACCGCCTGCTGCGCGAGGCCGTGCGGGATTCGTTCAACGCCATTTCCGTGGACGGCGACTGCTCCACCAACGATACCGTCCTCCTGATGGCCAGCGGCGCCGCCACCCATCGCGCTCTCCTGCGGTCCGGACCTCACGAGCAGCCGTTCGTCCGCGCCCTGCGCGCGGTCTGCCGCGCCCTCGCCCTCGACATTGTCACGGACGGCGAGGGCGCGCGCCGCATCCTGGAGGTGGAGGTGACCGGCGCCCCCAGCGAGACCGCGGCCGACCGCGTCGCCCGGTCGATCGCCAATTCCCCCCTGGTCAAGACCGCCCTGGCCGGCGGCGATCCCAACTGGGGGCGCATCCTCTCCGC
It contains:
- a CDS encoding GNAT family N-acetyltransferase; this encodes MPRADGSAVLEVRIRPAEHDDLPVIEAWIRKWSDRQVLLPLSGGALRAALPDFRILSPAFGPPIVLGFGALRRYSSRLAEIRSLVVGDPFQGLGFGRLLVDELLDEARLHGLERVFVLTRAPGLFERLRFSQVPRESLPQKVFVDCSICRRRERCDEMALVKEMT
- the argC gene encoding N-acetyl-gamma-glutamyl-phosphate reductase, with product MSDGRIVVDRKAGGRAGDGRAGVAIFGATGYAGREAARLLEAHPYFQLAAVFGGPDRDGAPLGSIHPSLRGVVDLPCRGLDTDGQGAAAAGPGDRGIGRVVAELGRQGAALALLATPEETSIRLAGPLLDAGIRVVDLSGAFRLRPKGLYPEWYGFEHEAPELLASATYGLSEWSRAAIGPASLVANPGCYPTAALLALLPLRRAGLLDTGSPVMIHAVSGASGAGRRLREDLLFCEVEGSIRPYGQPRHRHLAEIAQGAGLAPGEEVLFLPHLAPIDRGLLCTISARLRDGAAAPDVASAYENAYAGEPFVRLLGEGCLPSTSDVRGTNSCAIGWTCDAAHRRATLFAAIDNLVKGAAGQAVQNLNLMAGRSEAEGLPR
- a CDS encoding acetylornithine transaminase, with the protein product MSARSLETGTAAMDHALGLEARHLFPTYARSGLRAVGGSGCRLYDDAGREYLDMLGGIAVNALGHAHPRIVAALREAAGEERLLLHCSNLYHHPYQGPLAARLAALFGLPRAFFCNSGSEAVEAALKLARARARRVLGLAASEPPEIVALHGSFHGRTALALSVTGQETYRAPFVPLVPGVTFVAPDDTEALARAASPRTAAILLEPVQGEGGVRPLSPGFVQAARAACDATGALLIADEVQCGLGRTGAWSACRQAGVAPDLITLAKPLAAGLPLGALLGRDDLAEDFGPGSHGSTFGGGPLACRLALAFLDAVEAEGLLAAAQERGRRLAAGLAAIAANGAGGFATVDPAGPIEEVRGRGLMIGVALRRPAAGVVEALFERGIVTGTAGERVLRLLPPYVISDGEIDRFLDAFASVLRGGGE
- the argH gene encoding argininosuccinate lyase — protein: MPRGSSGSGALPGRLWGGGFGAPLDETIERYCASFAFDRRLLSADIAANRAWVEGLRGAGILSAGEAARLDDALRQVGETPIPDGAGIGPDGPDGGAAQPAFEDVHSYVEAAVEGLAGSALAGRLRTGRSRNDLVATDLRLFCREQIALMRRALAATVLECASLAERAGTLAIPGYTHLRRAQPILLAHLVLAHAERLIRDDLRFAEAQLHLDACPLGSAALAGTTIAVDRQALARRLGFSRPTANSLDAVSDRDFVVDTLYACSLTMVHLSQIAEDFILGTADEFGWLALDDAAATGSSLMPQKKNPDPLELMRGKAGRVAGRLAGLLATLKGLPAAYNRDLQEDKEALFDGLDTTRASLEVLANVIAYLKPVPGRGLADGGDLLATDLAEYLAERGVPFARAHHLAGEAAARARDAGLSLSRLPLATLRAVTPLFQDDVFAWLDLRAAIARRGCAGGTAPGRVADALDRTRAWASGRLAAAARGGAPFSGARGRERADAPR
- a CDS encoding ABC transporter permease, whose product is MDTLLQDLRYGLRMLRSRPAFTVVALLALALGIGANTAMFSVVDAVLLRPLPYRDPGRLVMIWHEYAQMNLPKASLSVPSYLEYRDHVQGFESVAAAANWSANLTGAGDPERVQGARVTGNFLATLGVPPMLGRDFLKEEDAPGGERVVILSHGLWQRRFGGDAGILGKTLELNGETHTVVGVMPPHFVFFQPADLYKPIAFTVEQTAPGNHGNEFLIGVARLKPGVTLQQAGSEMDGIGSRLRKEFYVEGWSPRLFPLLDEMTGEVRPSLLVLLAAVGCVLLIACSNVANLLLARATARQREMAIRSALGAGRLRVVRQLLTESVVLGAAGGALGLLVAFLGLKVLVAAAPDAAVQMVLGGRTIGLDATALVFTLVVSILTGMVFGLAPALQTARLDFNSMLKEGGRGEGLGRRGHRLLGVFVVSQVAVALVLLVGAGLLIRSFVRLRAVDPGFRPDHVLTMRLTLPQSRYAEDGQVAAFFDELLRRASALPGVVSAATISNLPMGGDNASASFAIEGLQVQEGQPSPHGDSHVISHDYFRALGIPLVTGRFFEPRDGPEATKVAVIDQVLADRYWPAGDAVGHRMRLYFEGSDDKPVWREIVGVVGHVKKYGLDGRVKEQYYIPSTQMPRRGMTLVLRTATHPASMVPAARGAVRDLDGGLPVFRVETMEQVLDSTLVTRRFAMLLLGIFASVALVLAAVGLYGVISYSVAQRTREIGIRMALGARSGDVVRMVVRHGMKLTAIGLVLGAGAALAVTRFLASLLFAVQPNDLSTFLTIAAILAAVAWWASFLPARRASRIDPMRALREE
- a CDS encoding argininosuccinate synthase — its product is MRPGVKRAVLAYSGGLDTSIIIPWLKETYGCEVIAMVADVGQGDELSGLERRALNSGADHFVRRDLRAAFVHEQIWPALRAGAVYENGYLLGTALARPVIAREQVRVALMHGADALAHGCTGKGNDQVRFELVYQSLAPGLRILAPWREWSIRSREEAIDYAAARGVPVPVTRQSPYSRDRNLWHVSHEGGPLEDPAVEPSADVFVLTRDPDGAPAAGIEVTVGFEAGVPVALDGERLDGVPLIERLNRLAGEQGVGRADLVENRLVGIKSRGVYETPAGTVLVRAHRELESLCLDRATQHVKQRLAERYAELVYDGLWYTPLRLALDAFVARTQENLAGEVTLRLRRGTITVVGRRSPHSLYDAALGSFVMGEEYDPKHAEGFIRLFGLSTRGAQPEAIDGDAASDAASSHAPALPIRPRTAARSGGALKGVRP
- the argJ gene encoding bifunctional glutamate N-acetyltransferase/amino-acid acetyltransferase ArgJ, producing the protein MTRSPDAGLLLRHPRVPRGFRLAGVACGLKKRGRAGKPLDLALIVSEGRAVTAGVFTTNRFAAAPIVVCRDHLERSLGQARGVVINSGCANAATGLEGERRARAVAAAAARLVDCRPEEILVASTGVIGRPLAHRRLVGALPVARRALSHESAGLGAAARAIMTTDTRPKIRCAEAVLGGRTVTVTGFAKGSGMIHPRMATMLAFILTDASVHPRLLDRLLREAVRDSFNAISVDGDCSTNDTVLLMASGAATHRALLRSGPHEQPFVRALRAVCRALALDIVTDGEGARRILEVEVTGAPSETAADRVARSIANSPLVKTALAGGDPNWGRILSAAGAAGIDFSPAGVSMNIGDVPVVRRGRAVPSGNGARNGNGLRHLFATPRVRVRLDLASGPGRAVLWTCDLTRRYIDINARYTT
- the argB gene encoding acetylglutamate kinase, giving the protein MTRRLTVAKIGGSVLESSPAGEAVLDRIAAAWRAGEDVLVVHGGGAELSRWLSRLGIPSRFVGGQRATSEEVLQVALMVLGGLVNGQIVEGLVRRGCAAIGLTGADGSGTLAVPAGDGLGAVGRVASVNARFYRDLLAARRLPVVASLALGPDHGFLNVNADLMAAALAAGLRAGRLLFMTDVEGVAAEDGSVIRTLTRRGLDRLIESGAAHDGMIPKLLACRQALRSRVPEIRIAPRFPGSPGAVCGTRIVAAPAARSARPGGGLP